The Budorcas taxicolor isolate Tak-1 chromosome 8, Takin1.1, whole genome shotgun sequence genome includes the window GTATATAGgtagtttttcactttcatgtaggtGAACTTTagcctcatttttattttgttcctgtACTCTGTATAAAAGGATACATTTTCATACAAATACATACACTTCCAGTCTGCCTCAGTAGAGGGTGGTATAAGTTGTCAGTTCAGTAGATGATGTAAAATGCTTTCATTGTTTATGGTATGTAAGTGTAATTCATTCATTATTGAATCatgctgtttttattattattagcaaaTTGTCAAGTATACCTTTTTTGATATAGTGATATCTTTGAAAAATTCTGgtatttaaaactatatttggAATGCACTAAGAAGAATTCACTATTTAAATAACTCTGCTGGTGAATCATTTTATAGAGTAAGAATCCATGTACAAATCAGATATTTGTCAGCCAGTTTACTAACCTCCAGCCCTGTACTTTTTCACATTGGATTTGTTGGGTACATGTGTAGTGTTATAGTCTGGGGTCCATTGTCATTACCTTCATCACTACCTTTGTTAAAGAGTGTCATGAAAAAGCAAACACTACTCCTGAGATGTGGCCAGAcacataaatttataataatgCAGCTTAAGGTCACATTAACATTTCTGGTTTATTGTTGACTAAACTCTCTTGTTTTCACCTCTGCTGCTTTCACGTTACATCTCTCCTAACCTTACACTAAGTGCTATTACATTTGGGGGATCCCAAACCTTCATGGTTCCCTGTTTTTAGATATTACCCCAGTCACGAGAGATGGTATCTTTCTGAATCCTGACCTGCTCATCTGATGTCTCTGTTACTCCTCTCAGGTTCTTGTAACCCACAGCTTGTGACAGTCTATCTTAGGTATCTTTCACCAGACCACTGGTGAGAAATTTGATCAGAACAGAGGGAAGTTAGAGCCCTAGTGAGAATGACAGCCATTTACTGGGCCTCTGTCCATTTGTACACTCCGTAAACATCCATTTGGTTACAGGCCAGTCACAGTGCTAgacattttcaaattattatgGTCATAAAACCCTTTTAAGTAGGCATTGTTAGTGTCATCTTATTGATAAGGAATTGAAGTCCAGAGAGACTAAGTAATTTGCTGCACAGCTGGAAAATAGAAAAGCCAGCATTTGAAACCAGGCCTGACTGACTCCaaagtgatatttttttcctaaatcacAATAACTCAGCATTTATTCATAACCACATGCCAGGATTTATGCTAAAAGACTTTATAGTCACATCATATTGAATTCTCACACCAACCCTATGAGGCAGGCGTTATTACCCTCACTCAACACATTAGATAACTGAGGTATAGATAACTAAAGTAAGTAAAAATGCTTCCCAGCTGGCCCTCCTCATTTAGTCAGTAACCTCTGGATAACTAATCCAGGATGTTACTTTTGCTACATGGAGCTGAGGTTTCTCCATCATTCTGTTATGGCCGCTAGAATCTCATGAAAGTCCTTGAAGATACTTTGCTGGAGCCCATAAATACATTATGTTCTGGAATTGTTTCCAGGGATTTAAGAAGTGAGGGTTTCTTAATAGCCCTAATCATAATACAGAATTGAAGCCAGATTTGTATAAGGAGATTCTTATCTTACAGTATTGTTGAAATCAGAGAAAAAGTAAGGGCTTGAAATCTTACTTTCTCAGTTCTGTGCATTTCATCAGTCCCTTCTCCCATCTGTAGGGTCACTGATAATATCCTGGCCATGGCACGCCCATCCACTGAGGTCCTGGAGAAGTTCTGTATCATTGAGCAGTTCCGAAGGTAAATGTTGCATGTTTAGACACTGTAATAAGCCAGCTTATGTCTTCTTTTCCACTGCTTTTAACTTAAAATAGAAAAGTCCTTTCATTTTACCAACAGAAATGTGAGGAACTTATTTCAAGTAAGATAAAGTTTTAAGAGTAATGTTTATTAATACCAAAAATGGTTATTTTTTGTTAGCACTACCTCCCCAATATGACTaatcttctttttcctttaagccATGGGATAAAAAGTATCATTAACCTGCAGCGTCCTGGTGAGCATGCCAGCTGTGGGAACCCTCTGGAACAAGAAAGTGGCTTCACATATCTTCCTGAAGCTTTCATGGAGGCTGGCAGTAAGTCCTTCCAACCTCCTTTCCATACGTTACCAAGGACAGAACTCAGAGACTTCTGTCTGCTCAGTTCTTAGGTTAAAAAGGTGATGGAAACAAAGTTCATGCACAGTAGTAGGGCttctgaaaagtgaaggtgagaTAACTTTGTCTTTAAATATCTTATTTAGTATTGGTGTTGAAAgtacagaatttcttttttcctgtgagAGAGATCTTGAGAGGAGATCTTGTAGAAATAATACCTGCATAATTAACATAAACAGTATGTCAGAcctatcatctcatttaatccttaaagcATTCATGTAATGTAGTTGttctgagacttccctgatggtccagtggctaagactgtgctcccaatgcagggggcctgggttccatccctggtcagggaagtagatctcacatgctgcaaccaagacccagcacagccaaataaataaatgaacgtttaactatatatatatatatatatatatatatagttgttgttcTGCTTCACATATGAGGTCACACAGACTGAGGAAGTTCTGACTTGCCCAGGATTACACAACTTAAACATAGCAACAGGATTAGAACCCAGGACTTATCTGTGCTTTTTCCTACCGCATAGCTCTACCCAGTGGGTAGGATGTGGGGATTCTGTATGTGACAAGTCCAGAAGTTATCAGTCACAGGAGCTTTAGCATAGAATCCCCTGAACATGTGTCATTCACACCAAGCTGGAAAGGATCAACCTGTGCCACTTCTACAACTTGAAGTTCATGCTAGCTTTTTATCCCACTAGTTAGAAAAATCTGTATGTACCACCTCATGTCATTTATCAGTCAGTTAGACATGTTTCAGTGCTTAAACAAGGTTGCATGCTTTCCCTCTATGGTAGAGTAATTTTGGCATAGGTCATCAACTTTAATTTATAATCCTGCTTTTCATTAATTATTTCTGAGTTTCAGCAGGAAATGTGTTAAATAACACAGAATATGCTTTTTAAGAAATGCTAACAGTAAATTTACTGGAAATGGGAAAAGCCTGTTATTTTAGGTCTACACATCCAGTGAGATCTGCGTGTTTTACAGCTGTGTACTTTTCATGACTTCACTCAGTTTTTTCAAATGTCTTTGCAagtatttctcctatatgttgatttcttcttgttctttctcATTGTCCAGTTTATTTCTACAACTTCGGATGGAAGGATTATGGTGTAGCGTCCCTTACCACCATCTTAGATATGGTGAAGGTGATGACATTTGCCTTACAAGAAGGAAAAGTAGCTATCCATTGTCATGCAGGGCTTGGTCGAACAGGTAAATTCTAGGGGGTGGTTTTATTGCCTTTCTGTGTATTTAAACATATAAGGAAAAACATTTCCTAGTTCTTAAGGATAGTTTTCAGATTCCTATCGAAGGTTTGGAGTCAAATGGAGCAAGTCAATAAAAGATACTTGAAATATCTTAAATAGATAGTTTCAGTGACCATATATCCATGAGAGTATTTTTTGAATGATTTAGAGTTAAAACTGCATCATATTGAAAAATAGGTGGGTTTCCATAGCTAGCTGAATGacctttctgattttcttctttcaaggaaaaaagtcaatacttttgtttttaatacataagtctttttaaaatttattttcattaaccaaaataataatggaaatagcAAGCATTGTTTCATCCAATAATCTTTTTAAGTTGTTAGCAACACTGTAAGTTTTGAAGGAGGTTAATTTGCTGTATCTAAAGTGACAGGACCATGATTTAAAGCCACTGCTATAAGGATTTTGTTTGTAGAGTCTTAACTGTGCCTAAATTCtatataaaaatcaatgattttactttaaaatgcagCAGAATATCAGTGCAATGCCAAAACTAGGGCACAAAAAGGATGGAATCTTCATTGGTCATCTAATCCAGCCAGACACCAGAATTTGACTCTGTTTACAATGTACCCATGTACTTACCGCTGGCCTTCCCACTtactggggagggggatggggacgTAGTTCTGCTTCAGATTGTCAGCTCTCATGGTTGAGCCAAGATCTCACTGTTCTAGGGATTCCATGTGATAGTTCTGCAGATATATCATACTTGCCCTAAAGAACTGCCTTATCCTATTGAGAAAGATATGTTGGACCTTACGTCATACTAGGAAACCAGGCATTTTTCAGAGGTTCTGATTTTCATGTGTAATGAGATTCAGAAACTTCATGAATCACACAGATGTCTTTTGATTTGCCTTTTACTTGATGTTAATTAACTGttgtatttaaattaatttatcacCTTTTTACTATTCATTTCAGTTTAGTATTAATGATAGTACATAATTTTTACACTGTTAATGTGGTCTTCCTTACTATTAAGTACTTATAGAAAAGTATCTGTGGTCTGGAGGAAAATATGTATTAGTTTAGGCATTAGTTTATTCTTAAAGAAGAAACTTCAAGAGAGGAAATAGATTGTGAAAATGAATAGTCGCCAAAGATAAAAATACCCAAGTGGGAAAAATGCAGGTCTGGAATGTGCCACCAATTGATGTCAAAGCTGAAAGGGCTAGGAAGTTCCAAGCAGAACGTATGGAGTGATTGATAGAAATTTTTAAGAACTGTTCAGAGTGGAAGGCAGTATTGGCTTTCTTCCATGTTGGAGTTGGGCATAATGAGGATAAATGAACCAGGtcatcagttcattcagtcattGCCCTCCACACTCAGCCGTCCTTCCTTACTCCACACCTGCTCAGGTTCACTGTGACAGTACTTGTGCTTGCCCTGTGGTACAGAGGTGACCAAGGGTTCTAAGTCAAGGGGAGGGTTACCATAGAGACAAGTAAATAGGTGAACCCGTGTACCAAAAGTTTAAAAGTTATCATTGTTCTTAAAATGTccctatatatatatggtttcctaatacatattcaaattttaaaatcatcaaagagtgtaactaaaaatataaatttttctcataccaatcttcatttcttcattgttTAGGTGTTTTAATAGCATGTTACTTAGTTTTTGCAACAAGAATGACTGCTGACCAAGCAATTATATTTGTTCGGGCAAAGCGACCTAATTCCATACAAACTCGAGGACAGTTACTCTGTGTAAGGGAATTTACTCAGTTTCTGATTCCTCTTCGCAATATATTCTCTTGCTGTGACCCCAAGGCACATGCTGTCACCCTAGCACAGTATCTCATTCGTCAGCGGCATCTGCTTCACGGATATGAGGCACGACTTCTGAAACACATACCCAAAATTATCCACCTTGTTTGCAAATTGCTGCTGGACTTAGCTGAGAACAGGCCAGTGGTGACAGAAGAAGTGGCCGACATACCTGGCCTCTCAGCTGAAATTGAAAAGACTGTTTCTGAGATGATCACAAGGCAGCTGGATAAGGAGTTACTGAGACATGACAGTGATGCATCAGACACTTTCACCCCCAATGCAGTGGTGATGGATTTTGAGAATCAGGATGTGGTTCTTTCCAGTGAGCAAGAGTTGGACCCTCTTTGGAAGAGGCGGAATGTCGAGTGTCTTCAGCCCCTGGCTCATCTGAAAAGGCAGCTCAGCTACAGTGACTCAGATTTAAAAAGGCCCGAGTCGCTTCTGGAGCAAGGGAGGACTCCATGGACAGTGCCTGCCCAAGCCTTGCTTTGCCATAATCCCAGGCAGCAGAAGCACATAAGCCGTTGTTACTACCCACAGTCTCCACAACTAGATTTAAATAAGGAAACGCTGGTCCGCAATACATTTTCTTTCTGGAATCACAGTAAATTTGGAGTCCCAGAGGGACTCAAAGATGATGGGTCATCAATTTTCCATAGGACGAGCATTCCAAAGGAAGTACAGAGAAGTAGAACCTTCTCTTCAGGAATTTCAGGTTCATACAACCCTGGGGAACCAGTCGCACCAAACTTTGCAAATATTCCTAAGGGACCAAACTGTTCTCAACAGAAAGTGTACCACTGTGAGTGTGAAAGTCACGGTGGTCGTGGCCCAAGCTCTGTTGCAGAGGATGGTGAGACTTGCCGCCGCCCTGTGGACTGTGGGTCCAGTCCCAAAGCACAGTTCTTGGGGAATGAAACCCAGAACAGCAAATACCTGTCTGAAGTTGCTGCACATATGGCTTTACAGTCTGAGTTGAGTATTGAAGCAAGGAGAATACTGGCAGCCAAAGCCCTGGCAAATTTAAATGAGATTGCAGAAAAGGAGGAAGTGAAAAAGAAGGTAGAAATGTGGCAGgtatttgtatttcatttaattatttataagtAGGAAATATTTTTGTCAGAGCAAAAGTAATACACTTTCCCAAGTTCATTTGTTTTCAGGAATTTGAAGACATTTTGGTATAATACATAACTTCTGAATGTCAAGTTACTCAACTGTAATACCAAATTGCTATCATTGAAACAACAGACACAGGTCTCTTGTATA containing:
- the PTPDC1 gene encoding protein tyrosine phosphatase domain-containing protein 1; this encodes MLTSQCNFIMEQAGADISPPALPSWKPSTMQDPPRRLSAVPFLSSFFEGRRHSASDPILRLQQGRRSSAAKVLSSSSLQVMVAMSSVSCAERNPTCPERKRNSGRPTPKYTKVGERLRHVIPGHVACSVACGGKACKYENAARWSEQEQAVKGVYSSWVTDNILAMARPSTEVLEKFCIIEQFRSHGIKSIINLQRPGEHASCGNPLEQESGFTYLPEAFMEAGIYFYNFGWKDYGVASLTTILDMVKVMTFALQEGKVAIHCHAGLGRTGVLIACYLVFATRMTADQAIIFVRAKRPNSIQTRGQLLCVREFTQFLIPLRNIFSCCDPKAHAVTLAQYLIRQRHLLHGYEARLLKHIPKIIHLVCKLLLDLAENRPVVTEEVADIPGLSAEIEKTVSEMITRQLDKELLRHDSDASDTFTPNAVVMDFENQDVVLSSEQELDPLWKRRNVECLQPLAHLKRQLSYSDSDLKRPESLLEQGRTPWTVPAQALLCHNPRQQKHISRCYYPQSPQLDLNKETLVRNTFSFWNHSKFGVPEGLKDDGSSIFHRTSIPKEVQRSRTFSSGISGSYNPGEPVAPNFANIPKGPNCSQQKVYHCECESHGGRGPSSVAEDGETCRRPVDCGSSPKAQFLGNETQNSKYLSEVAAHMALQSELSIEARRILAAKALANLNEIAEKEEVKKKVEMWQRELNSRDGAWERICGEKDPFILCSLMWSWVEQLKEPVITKEDMDMLVDRCADASEALFLLEKGQQQTILCVLHCIVSLQTIPADVEEAVLARAIKAFTKVNFDSENGPIVYNTLKKIFKHTLEEKRKMTEDSPGPGI